A genomic window from Halorubrum trapanicum includes:
- a CDS encoding DUF5793 family protein, with protein MRRDYFDLTVEGVDDGAGSRSPPLVRIDFHGPEELLRERLSGGESDDVIVETDGDDLLTADEIDVAFRLREPLDEADDPEGVVGVTNRYTGDFVLELNETATDVLPFIHAARDATDDGDARYRVEIDVDGERLVAYDKDTFLVYDHEGNLLRSESLIPSGVEL; from the coding sequence ATGCGGCGTGACTACTTCGATCTGACCGTCGAGGGCGTCGACGACGGCGCCGGCTCCCGGTCGCCCCCGCTGGTGCGGATCGACTTCCACGGGCCGGAGGAACTGCTCCGCGAGCGGCTCTCCGGGGGCGAGAGCGACGACGTCATCGTCGAAACGGACGGCGACGACCTGCTCACAGCAGACGAGATCGACGTCGCGTTCCGGCTCCGCGAGCCGCTGGACGAGGCGGACGACCCGGAGGGCGTGGTCGGCGTCACCAACCGGTACACCGGCGACTTCGTCCTCGAACTCAACGAGACGGCGACGGACGTCCTCCCGTTCATCCACGCCGCGCGCGACGCGACCGACGACGGCGACGCTCGGTACCGCGTCGAGATCGACGTGGACGGCGAGCGCCTCGTCGCCTACGACAAGGACACCTTCCTCGTGTACGACCACGAGGGGAACCTGCTCCGCAGCGAGAGCCTGATCCCCTCGGGCGTCGAGCTGTAG
- a CDS encoding type II/IV secretion system ATPase subunit — translation MASDAGGSDLGDRIEDLRLRLSRAWELLQGSTLDVRPFRPGEDGPLASFVVPDDEREVDRYWVNAPYAYVVITYDEVESEHRYYAVEPELDAFERELLDRVVDDIRDPLLYREGSGKTDEETLKSELETLLEGYGVEAEMDTFHALAYYLYRDFRGYGKVDPLLNDRHIEDVSCDGYDLPIFVYHDEYTDIETNVSFAQEALDSYVIRLAQQSGRHVSVGDPIVETTLPDGSRAELALGEEVTPRGSAFTIRQYAEDPFTPVDLVEYGTFSIEQMAYFWLCIEHNKSLIFAGGTASGKTTSMNAVSMFVPPRAKVLTIEDTRELSLYHDNWLSAVTRERRYEGTDIDMYDLLRSALRHRPEYIVVGEVRGEEAITLFQAMNTGHTTFSTMHADSIETVINRLENEPINVPRAMVQSLDMLSVQTLTRSDDERVRRAKTIGEIGGIDQRTGELDYSSAFEWVPDSDTFRRNDSSLLEEIADERGWSRSELLREVRRRERFLELLSALGIDDYRTFTALVNEYYADADRVMEKLDERAAAAEGVDADDLGAEEARPGSDASATGPSDR, via the coding sequence ATGGCGAGTGACGCCGGCGGGAGCGACCTCGGCGACCGGATCGAGGACCTCCGGCTGCGCCTCTCGCGCGCGTGGGAACTGCTCCAGGGGTCGACGCTCGACGTCCGCCCGTTCCGCCCGGGCGAGGACGGGCCGCTCGCGTCGTTCGTCGTTCCCGACGACGAGCGCGAGGTCGACCGGTACTGGGTGAACGCCCCGTACGCGTACGTCGTGATCACCTACGACGAGGTCGAGAGCGAACACCGGTACTACGCGGTCGAACCCGAGCTGGACGCGTTCGAACGCGAGCTCCTCGACCGCGTCGTCGACGACATCCGCGACCCACTCTTATACCGCGAGGGGAGCGGCAAGACCGACGAGGAGACGCTCAAGTCGGAGCTGGAGACGCTGTTGGAGGGGTACGGCGTCGAGGCCGAGATGGACACGTTCCACGCGCTCGCGTACTACCTCTACCGCGACTTCCGCGGCTACGGGAAGGTGGACCCCCTCCTGAACGACCGCCACATCGAGGACGTCTCCTGTGACGGCTACGACCTCCCGATCTTCGTCTACCACGACGAGTACACGGACATCGAGACGAACGTCTCGTTCGCCCAAGAGGCGCTCGACAGCTACGTGATCCGGCTCGCCCAGCAGTCCGGCCGGCACGTCTCCGTCGGCGACCCCATCGTCGAGACGACGCTGCCCGACGGGTCGCGCGCGGAGTTGGCCCTCGGCGAGGAGGTGACCCCGCGCGGCTCGGCGTTCACCATCCGCCAGTACGCCGAGGACCCGTTCACGCCCGTCGACCTCGTCGAGTACGGCACGTTCTCGATCGAGCAGATGGCGTACTTCTGGCTCTGCATCGAGCACAACAAGAGCCTCATCTTCGCGGGCGGCACCGCCTCGGGGAAGACGACATCGATGAACGCGGTGTCGATGTTCGTCCCGCCGCGCGCGAAGGTGCTCACCATCGAGGACACCCGCGAGCTCTCCCTCTACCACGACAACTGGCTCTCCGCGGTCACCCGCGAGCGCCGGTACGAGGGGACGGACATCGACATGTACGACCTGCTGCGGTCGGCGCTGCGCCACCGCCCCGAGTACATCGTCGTCGGCGAGGTGCGCGGCGAGGAGGCGATCACGCTGTTCCAGGCGATGAACACCGGCCACACCACCTTCTCGACGATGCACGCCGACTCGATCGAGACGGTGATCAACCGGCTGGAGAACGAGCCGATCAACGTCCCCCGCGCGATGGTCCAGTCGCTCGACATGCTGTCGGTCCAGACGCTCACGCGCTCGGACGACGAGCGAGTCCGCCGCGCGAAGACGATCGGCGAGATCGGCGGCATCGACCAGCGGACCGGCGAGCTCGACTACTCCTCCGCGTTCGAATGGGTGCCGGACTCCGACACGTTCCGCCGGAACGACTCGTCGCTGTTGGAGGAGATCGCGGACGAGCGCGGCTGGTCGCGCTCCGAGCTGCTCCGCGAGGTCCGGCGCCGCGAGCGCTTCCTCGAACTGCTCTCCGCGCTCGGCATCGACGACTACCGCACGTTCACCGCCCTCGTCAACGAGTACTACGCGGACGCCGACCGCGTGATGGAGAAGCTCGACGAGCGCGCCGCCGCGGCCGAGGGCGTCGACGCCGACGACCTCGGGGCGGAGGAGGCTCGCCCCGGCTCGGACGCCTCGGCGACGGGTCCCTCCGACCGATGA